One Rosa chinensis cultivar Old Blush chromosome 5, RchiOBHm-V2, whole genome shotgun sequence genomic region harbors:
- the LOC112202727 gene encoding phosphatidate cytidylyltransferase 2, with the protein MQRDNTAGSPSTPRSPRLRHRRRSAEQLIPDASNTNGGHLLVDDNNKYKTMWIRAYSTVWMIGGFALIIYLGHLAITAMVVVIQIFMAKELFNLLRRAHEDRHLPGFRLLNWHFFFTAMLFVYGRILSQRLVNTVTSDKFLHKVVSSLIQYHMVACYFLYIAGFMWFILTLKKKMYKYQFGQYAWTHMILIIVFTQSSFTVANIFEGIFWFLLPATLIVINDIAAYICGFFFGRTPLIKISPKKTWEGFIGASITTMFSAFWLAHIMGQFQWLTCPRKDLSTGWLHCDPGPLFTPEYHTLPGWLPEWFPWKGISILPVQWHALCLGLFSSIIAPFGGFFASGFKRAFKVKDFGDSIPGHGGITDRMDCQMVMAVFAYIYHQSFVMPQHLSVEILLDQILTNLTVEQQQALYEKLKQVLQDRLLG; encoded by the exons ATGCAAAGAGATAATACTGCCGGAAGCCCATCAACCCCAAGGTCCCCACGACTGCGGCACCGTAGACGCTCAGCTGAG CAACTTATCCCAGATGCTAGTAACACAAATGGAGGTCATTTACTTGTTGATGACAATAATAAATACAAGACAATGTGGATTCGGGCATACTCTACTGTTTGGATGATTGGAGGATTTGCATTAATTATATATCTGGGCCATCTGGCTATTACTGCCATGGTGGTTGTTATCCAAATCTTCATGGCAAAGGAGCTCTTTAATCTCTTAAGGAGAGCTCATGAAGATAGGCATCTCCCAGGATTCAGGCTGTTAAATTG GCACTTCTTCTTCACTGCGATGCTGTTTGTTTACGGTCGAATACTCAGTCAACGGCTTGTCAACACCGTAACTTCAGATAAATTTTTACATAAGGTTGTGAGCAGTCTTATCCAGTATCATATGGTCGCCTGCTATTTCTTGTACATTGCAG gttttatgtggTTCATTCTtacattgaagaagaagatgtacAAGTATCAATTTGGCCAGTATGCATGGACACACATGATCCTAATAATTGTGTTTACACAGTCCTCTTTTACTGTAGCCAACATCTTTGAAGGAATTTTCTG GTTTCTTCTTCCAGCAACACTCATAGTCATCAATGATATTGCTGCTTACATTTGCGGCTTCTTTTTCGGAAGAACCCCTTTGATTAAGATATCTCCAAAGAAAACTTGGGAGGGGTTCATTGGAGCTTCTATTACAACTATGTTTTCAGCCTTTTGG CTTGCACATATCATGGGACAATTTCAATGGCTAACTTGTCCAAGAAAG GATTTATCTACCGGTTGGCTTCACTGTGATCCTGGTCCATTGTTTACACCAGAGTATCATACCTTACCAGGATGGCTCCCAGAATGG TTTCCTTGGAAAGGGATCTCAATTTTGCCAGTTCAATGGCATGCACTATGTCTTGGTTTGTTTTCATCAATTATAGCACCTTTTGGAGGCTTCTTTGCAAGTGGTTTTAAAAGAGCCTTCAAAGTCAAG GATTTTGGTGACAGTATCCCTGGACACGGTGGAATCACAGACAGAATGGATTGTCAG ATGGTAATGGCTGTTTTTGCTTACATCTATCATCAGTCATTTGTTATGCCTCAACACCTCTCGGTTGAAATTTTATTGGACCAG ATTTTGACAAACCTTACTGTCGAGCAGCAGCAAGCTCTATATGAGAAGCTTAAACAAGTCTTGCAGGACAGGCTACTCGGATGA
- the LOC112202728 gene encoding alkaline ceramidase, with translation MADAISSFWGPVTSTIECCEKNYAYSSYIAEFFNTMSNIPSILLALIGLINALRQRFEKRFSVLHISNMILAIGSMLYHATLQHVQQQSDETPMVWEMLLYMYILYSPDWHYRTTMPTFLFLYGVVFAAVHSVVRFEIGFKVHYVILCLLCIPRMYKYYIYTQDVYAKRLAKLYVATLLIGSLCWLGDNVFCKEISSWPINPQGHALWHVFMGFNSYFANTFLMFCRAEQRGWAPKIVRFMGLLPYVKIEKPKTQ, from the exons ATGGCTGATGCGATATCGAGCTTCTGGGGTCCTGTCACATCAACGATCGAGTGTTGTGAGAAGAACTATGCCTACTCTTCTTATATTGCGGAATTTTTCAACACCATGTCAAACATTCCCAGCATACTCTTGGCACTCATTGGTCTTATAAATGCTCTAAGGCAGCGGTTTGAGAAGAGATTCAGTGTTCTTCATATATCTAATATGATACTCGCCATTGGGAGCATGTTATACCACGCTACACTGCAGCACGT GCAACAGCAGAGCGATGAGACTCCTATGGTTTGGGAGATGCTCCTATACATGTATATCCTCTACTCCCCAGATTGGCACTATCGCACTACAATGCCGACCTTCCTCTTCCTATATGGTGTTGTTTTTGCTGCAGTTCATTCAGTGGTCCGATTTGAGATTGGTTTTAAGGTGCACTATGTGATCTTGTGTCTTCTTTGCATACCTCGAATGTACAAgtattatatatacacacaggACGTCTATGCCAAGAGGCTCGCAAAGCTGTATGTGGCCACTCTTCTTATAGGGAGTTTGTGTTGGCTCGGTGACAATGTTTTCTGCAAAGAGATATCCAGTTGGCCCATTAACCCGCAAGGTCATGCCTTGTGGCATGTATTCATGGGTTTTAATTCGTATTTTGCAAACACTTTCTTGATGTTTTGCCGGGCTGAACAACGAGGATGGGCTCCTAAGATTGTTCGTTTTATGGGTCTCTTGCCCTATGTGAAgattgaaaaaccaaaaacccaatgA
- the LOC112166408 gene encoding uncharacterized protein LOC112166408: MKNMGADRIPVRFQRVAAAFDEGARVRLCESSGSEHSAAAESLADLSDLVKSFIERGNYRGDSRDDGEEIERDSLEMDEELEGGYWSDSETKNTLQQLLDQNGGGDDVKENIVAEVEHACGVIGDRLDREFKRKLMAHLRHKGFDAGLCKSKWVKSSRFPAGDYEFVDVNVNGTRYIIEPFFTGEFEIARPTSRYTSLHNVLPQIFVGEVEELKKIVRIMCTAIKKSMKRVDMPMPPWRRNGYMLAKWFGSYKRTTNAVSSSAKAFEFDESLSAKRSFGFEALPMKSYYCRDSFATNNGLRIGNLTAAFQPKGIGMEL, encoded by the exons ATGAAAAACATGGGAGCAGATAGGATTCCGGTGAGGTTTCAGAGAGTTGCGGCGGCGTTCGACGAGGGGGCGAGGGTAAGGCTGTGCGAGAGCAGCGGCAGCGAGCACTCGGCGGCGGCGGAGAGCCTTGCTGATTTGTCGGACCTTGTCAAGTCTTTTATTGAGCGAGGGAATTATAGAGGGGATTCAAGAGATGATGGTGAGGAAATCGAGAGGGATTCGTTGGAGATGGATGAAGAATTAGAGGGCGGTTATTGGTCTGATTCGGAGACCAAGAATACCCTACAACAGCTGCTTGATCAAAATGGAGGTGGTGATGATGTAAAGGAAAACATTGTTGCTGAGGTAGAACATGCTTGCGGTGTAATTGGGGATAGGTTGGACAGAGAGTTTAAGAGGAAGCTGATGGCTCATTTGCGCCACAAGGGTTTTGATGCTG GCCTGTGCAAATCAAAGTGGGTAAAATCCAGTCGGTTTCCAGCAGGGGACTACGAATTTGTTGATGTCAATGTTAACGGAACTCGTTACATTATCGAGCCATTCTTCACCGGAGAATTTGAAATCGCCCGGCCCACTAGTCGATACACATCGTTACACAATGTCCTGCCACAGATATTCGTCGGAGAAGTTGAAGAGCTAAAGAAAATTGTTCGGATCATGTGCACAGCCATCAAAAAGTCCATGAAGAGAGTGGACATGCCCATGCCACCATGGAGGAGAAATGGGTACATGTTAGCAAAGTGGTTTGGTTCCTACAAGCGCACCACAAATGCAGTTTCTTCTTCAGCCAAGGCCTTCGAATTCGATGAGAGTTTGAGCGCAAAGAGATCATTCGGCTTCGAGGCTCTGCCCATGAAGTCTTACTATTGCAGAGACAGTTTTGCTACCAATAATGGATTGAGAATTGGGAACTTGACTGCTGCCTTTCAGCCCAAAGGCATTGGCATGGAATTATAG
- the LOC112165677 gene encoding uncharacterized protein LOC112165677, with translation MEGVGARTGRTSTRYGPATVFNGPVRKWKKKWVHVAPPPHHTSHSHQINAHNHSNGTTPNGNNGSHLLLFKWAPITQSQNAAAANGSAATNYDKVDEVEEPPRRRFKYIPIALLEEQQNEAAEQVEEEANLIDTETAETEATAKDEGLVEKPDINDVPMEENQDNNQVVCQDLNESTLDLSLGLNGHDSDDGSAMKTDQTRKG, from the exons ATGGAGGGAGTTGGGGCCCGGACGGGTCGAACCTCGACCCGCTACGGACCAGCCACGGTGTTCAATGGCCCGGTCAGGAAGTGGAAGAAGAAGTGGGTCCACGtagctcctcctcctcatcacaCCTCTCACTCCCATCAGATTAACGCCCACAACCACAGCAATGGCACCACCCCTAACGGTAATAACGGTTCCCACCTCCTTCTTTTCAAGTGGGCCCCTATCACCCAAAGCCAAAACGCTGCTGCCGCCAATGGCAGCGCCGCCACTAACTATGACAAGGTGGATGAGGTGGAGGAGCCGCCTCGCCGCAGATTCAAATACATTCCG ATTGCTTTATTAGAGGAACAGCAAAATGAGGCTGCAGAacaggttgaagaagaagctaaCTTGATAGATACTGAGACAGCTGAAACAGAGGCAACCGCCAAGGACGAGGGTTTAGTTGAAAAACCTGACATTAATGATGTCCCTATGGAAGAAAATCAG GACAATAATCAGGTAGTATGTCAAGATCTGAATGAAAGCACTTTAGATTTAAGTTTGGGCTTGAATGGACATGACAGTGATGATGGTTCTGCTATGAAAACTGATCAAACCAGAAAGGGGTAG